One part of the Sporosarcina ureae genome encodes these proteins:
- a CDS encoding YihY/virulence factor BrkB family protein — protein MVITIIKRFFKERFFDQAAQNAYYMLLSVLPFLLVVLSIVQFLPVQEASILALLRPFVPEESFRLIEQSVQSMLYKSHGKLLVLSALAALWTTSVAVQSFARSLDLANRRLYQQPLWVNIIRNIGVTILFMLIVPMSLFLPLIEKLLHTVIAYYDVLDAWEGWLYIWPNIKWGLGTFFLFLFFLLFYQLMPTGKMKWKEALPGAILSAFGWQFVSLLFGEYVSRVDYSRLYGQLAGIIMLVLWFYLTAVIIILSGLLNAEWRRKGRSK, from the coding sequence ATGGTTATAACGATAATCAAGCGGTTTTTTAAAGAACGCTTTTTTGATCAGGCGGCTCAGAATGCTTACTACATGTTGCTTTCCGTGTTGCCTTTTTTACTTGTAGTGCTATCGATTGTACAATTTCTGCCTGTGCAAGAGGCTAGTATTTTAGCGTTATTACGTCCGTTCGTCCCAGAGGAGTCTTTTCGGCTGATTGAGCAGAGTGTTCAGTCTATGCTTTATAAAAGTCATGGCAAGTTGCTCGTGTTGAGCGCGTTGGCCGCGTTGTGGACGACGTCTGTTGCGGTCCAATCCTTTGCCCGATCATTGGATTTAGCAAACAGGAGGCTTTATCAGCAGCCGTTGTGGGTGAATATAATCCGTAATATAGGTGTAACGATTCTATTCATGCTTATCGTTCCGATGTCGCTATTTTTGCCTTTGATTGAAAAGCTTTTACATACCGTGATTGCATATTATGATGTGCTGGATGCATGGGAAGGCTGGTTATATATTTGGCCGAATATTAAATGGGGACTCGGTACGTTTTTCTTGTTCTTGTTCTTTTTATTATTTTATCAATTGATGCCAACTGGAAAGATGAAGTGGAAAGAGGCATTACCGGGTGCAATACTCTCAGCATTTGGCTGGCAGTTTGTTTCATTGTTATTTGGGGAGTATGTATCACGGGTAGATTATTCGAGGCTGTATGGACAATTGGCAGGAATTATCATGCTTGTGTTATGGTTTTACTTAACAGCAGTGATTATTATTCTTTCAGGACTATTGAATGCAGAGTGGAGAAGGAAAGGGCGGTCTAAATGA
- a CDS encoding response regulator transcription factor — MKILVVDDDIHILDLVSIHLRQAGYTVVKAMNGLEALEVLDKEWPDLAVVDVMMPGMDGYELTKRLREDTEIPVLLLTAKGEMEDKERGFLAGSDDYLVKPFEPKELLFRIHAILRRYDKAVDQMIQVGPLLINRKSYEVVLGKKSLLLPLKEFELLSVLASRHSQVFTREVLVERVWGFDYEGDEQTLSVHIKRLRDKLEKLTDQVKIVTIRGVGYKLEVSE, encoded by the coding sequence ATGAAGATTTTAGTGGTAGATGATGATATACATATTTTAGATTTGGTTAGCATTCACTTGCGGCAGGCGGGATATACCGTTGTGAAGGCGATGAATGGATTGGAGGCACTTGAAGTACTCGACAAGGAGTGGCCCGACTTAGCTGTGGTGGATGTGATGATGCCTGGTATGGATGGCTATGAACTGACGAAGAGGCTCCGTGAAGATACGGAGATTCCCGTGTTGCTATTGACAGCAAAGGGTGAGATGGAGGACAAGGAGCGCGGCTTTTTAGCTGGATCAGATGATTATTTGGTGAAGCCGTTTGAGCCGAAGGAATTATTGTTCCGCATCCATGCCATTTTACGTCGTTATGATAAAGCGGTAGATCAGATGATTCAGGTTGGACCGTTACTGATTAACCGAAAGAGTTATGAAGTTGTGCTTGGAAAGAAGTCGTTGCTGCTTCCGTTGAAGGAATTTGAATTGCTATCGGTGCTCGCATCACGTCATAGCCAAGTGTTCACGCGCGAGGTGCTAGTAGAGCGCGTGTGGGGCTTTGATTATGAAGGGGATGAGCAGACATTGAGTGTGCATATTAAGCGGTTGCGCGATAAGCTGGAGAAGCTAACAGATCAGGTGAAGATCGTTACGATTCGCGGTGTTGGCTATAAGCTTGAGGTTTCTGAATGA
- a CDS encoding sensor histidine kinase has translation MKSLYGKFLLLTVGIMMLSAILAFLSVNTYYHRYLKAQNDTKNVKVAEGIASFVEENDGMDLSSYFDMLADVGYKLLVISPTSSPTIYGEAFRDNNLEEEAIQKVYAGEVYHGMRDLKAETFVTGYFSNESANTVGVPFTYGGQTYALFLRPDIKMLFTEIHYLLGGMVIVMAIISILSMLVVARKLIAPIVALTKATKKVGEEEFTSELSIDRSDEIGQLAKSFQQMIHRLNENDQIRKAFISDVSHDFQSPLLNIKGYADLLSDEALPTDERLRYAGIIQSETERLSTLTKQLLLLTSLDQLISPLQKKDFRVDQQVKETVRKFQWLVQEKEMSVMLEVDDIIFEGDPAFLEKVWENLLSNALKYSPDGGSIDIQLTEQSNEVTFSIKDTGIGMTEETKNRIFDRFYRADHSRTREVEGTGLGLSIVEQVVRLHDGRVEVVSELGEGTEFIIHLPKL, from the coding sequence ATGAAATCGCTGTACGGAAAGTTTTTGCTGTTGACGGTTGGTATTATGATGCTAAGTGCAATTCTAGCCTTTCTTTCAGTGAACACGTATTATCATCGATATTTAAAAGCACAAAACGATACGAAGAATGTCAAAGTGGCTGAGGGGATTGCGTCTTTTGTTGAAGAAAATGATGGAATGGATCTATCCTCGTACTTTGATATGCTAGCCGATGTGGGATATAAGCTATTGGTTATATCACCGACAAGTAGTCCCACTATCTATGGCGAAGCGTTCCGTGATAATAATCTCGAAGAAGAAGCGATTCAAAAAGTCTACGCTGGCGAAGTATATCACGGTATGCGCGATTTAAAGGCGGAGACATTTGTGACTGGATACTTTTCCAATGAATCTGCCAATACAGTAGGAGTACCTTTTACGTACGGTGGGCAGACATATGCATTGTTCTTGCGACCAGATATTAAGATGCTGTTCACAGAAATTCACTATTTGCTAGGTGGTATGGTGATCGTCATGGCCATCATCAGTATTCTATCGATGCTCGTTGTAGCGCGTAAGTTGATTGCGCCGATTGTAGCTTTGACTAAGGCAACGAAAAAGGTTGGCGAAGAAGAATTTACTAGTGAGCTGTCTATTGATCGAAGTGATGAAATTGGGCAGCTTGCGAAGAGTTTTCAGCAGATGATTCATCGTCTTAATGAGAATGATCAGATACGTAAAGCGTTTATTAGTGATGTATCGCATGATTTCCAATCGCCTTTACTAAATATTAAAGGCTACGCGGATTTATTATCGGATGAAGCGTTGCCGACAGATGAACGTTTACGATATGCGGGAATCATTCAATCTGAAACGGAACGACTCTCGACATTGACTAAGCAGCTGCTACTATTGACGTCGCTTGATCAATTGATATCACCGCTGCAAAAAAAAGACTTCCGCGTGGATCAACAAGTGAAAGAAACGGTTCGTAAATTCCAGTGGTTAGTACAAGAGAAAGAGATGTCTGTCATGCTTGAGGTTGACGACATCATTTTTGAAGGGGATCCTGCATTTCTAGAGAAAGTATGGGAGAATTTATTGTCGAATGCCCTGAAGTATTCACCGGATGGAGGGTCGATTGATATCCAGCTGACCGAGCAGTCAAATGAGGTCACTTTCTCGATTAAAGATACCGGCATTGGTATGACTGAAGAAACAAAGAATAGAATATTTGACCGTTTCTATCGTGCAGATCACTCAAGAACGCGTGAAGTAGAAGGTACGGGTCTTGGATTGTCAATTGTTGAACAAGTTGTGCGTCTCCATGATGGGCGTGTAGAAGTAGTCAGTGAGCTTGGTGAAGGTACGGAATTTATCATACACTTGCCAAAGCTGTAA
- the cls gene encoding cardiolipin synthase: MELGNILTTLLSLITILNILLLASVLFIERRDIGNTWAWIMLLVFIPIAGFFIYLFFGRSLKQKNFYNLSAAERKAEKTEVDKQLLPENLAILENNALLKEHRELIHMNLKSSHALLSKDNHIKIFDDGHAKFAALFEDISLATKEINIQYYIIQSDSLGTKLRDLLIQKAKEGVKVRLLYDEVGSKKTPPKFYNDLRAAGGNVEVFFPSMFRLVNFRVNNRNHRKLCIIDGEIAYIGGFNVGDEYLGLNKKFGYWRDTHFRMTGGAVNHIQGKFILDWHQAGKKEPGDWGDYLFQTEKQSGTSPVQIVSSGPNSETEHLKNMYIKLLLSAKKTVYIQTPYFIPDTSFMDACKIALLSGVDVRIMIPCKPDHPFVYWATWSYVGDLLNYGAKILLYENGFLHAKTIVVDEEVAVVGTMNIDSRSFRLNFEVTAIVYDEIVAAQLTDLFRQDTELSSKLTKERYEERSLLIKFKQSISRLLSPIL, encoded by the coding sequence ATGGAATTGGGTAATATTCTAACAACTCTTTTATCTCTTATAACCATATTAAACATTCTGCTACTGGCCTCAGTATTATTTATCGAAAGAAGAGATATTGGAAATACGTGGGCTTGGATCATGCTCTTGGTATTCATTCCTATTGCCGGATTCTTTATTTATCTGTTTTTCGGTCGCAGTTTGAAACAGAAAAACTTCTATAATCTTTCAGCCGCAGAAAGAAAGGCTGAGAAAACGGAAGTGGATAAACAACTACTACCCGAAAACTTGGCCATACTTGAAAATAATGCATTATTAAAAGAACATAGGGAATTAATTCATATGAATTTAAAATCCTCTCACGCACTACTTTCCAAAGATAATCATATAAAAATATTTGATGATGGACATGCGAAATTTGCTGCGTTGTTCGAAGATATCAGTTTGGCGACTAAAGAGATTAATATTCAGTACTATATTATTCAGTCCGATTCCTTAGGTACTAAACTGCGTGATCTCCTAATTCAAAAGGCAAAAGAAGGAGTTAAAGTTCGACTTTTGTACGATGAAGTAGGATCTAAGAAGACGCCACCTAAATTCTATAATGATTTACGTGCAGCAGGTGGAAATGTAGAAGTATTCTTTCCATCCATGTTCCGTCTAGTGAACTTCCGGGTCAATAATAGAAATCACCGGAAGCTCTGTATTATTGATGGTGAAATTGCGTATATTGGTGGTTTCAATGTGGGGGATGAATACTTAGGTCTTAATAAGAAATTTGGGTATTGGCGTGATACACATTTCAGGATGACAGGTGGGGCAGTCAATCACATCCAAGGAAAGTTCATTCTTGATTGGCATCAAGCGGGTAAGAAAGAGCCAGGTGATTGGGGAGACTACTTATTCCAGACAGAAAAACAAAGTGGCACTAGTCCAGTACAGATTGTTTCAAGTGGACCAAACTCCGAGACAGAACATCTAAAAAATATGTACATCAAGTTATTATTATCGGCTAAAAAGACTGTCTACATTCAGACACCCTATTTTATCCCGGATACTAGCTTTATGGACGCCTGTAAAATTGCATTATTATCTGGTGTGGATGTACGGATTATGATTCCATGTAAGCCGGATCATCCGTTTGTTTACTGGGCTACTTGGTCTTATGTTGGTGATTTGCTTAATTATGGAGCGAAAATATTGTTGTATGAAAATGGTTTTTTACATGCGAAGACAATTGTCGTGGATGAAGAAGTAGCAGTAGTAGGTACTATGAATATTGATTCACGTAGTTTCCGTTTGAACTTCGAAGTAACTGCTATTGTTTATGATGAGATAGTAGCGGCGCAATTAACTGATCTATTCCGTCAAGACACCGAGTTGAGTTCGAAACTGACGAAAGAGCGCTATGAAGAGCGATCATTGCTCATTAAGTTTAAGCAATCGATTTCTCGTTTATTATCGCCTATTCTCTAA
- a CDS encoding type IA DNA topoisomerase, translating to MDREGSNIFYSIYYMTGARNQLIQRLWINSLEADEVRKGFENLRDNKKDLQLYEEAKARQISDWLVGMNGSRLYTLLLKAKGIEEVFPIGRVQSPTVYLIYQRQREIETFVSEPFFETEAIFTAEHGTYKGKAKLKEPKRELIAEALNSRNITKRTPGVISELTNTDKRTPPPQLHSLSTLQATANRRWKASPATVLKTMQTLYEKKLVSYPRTDTRHITPSEFNYLVEAVEDYQKLIEHPFEVASRTPKKRYVDSSKVQEHYAIIPTKKLPTPAALTKLSPLERNLYEEVIRTTLSMFHRDYLYTETKVITDVNGLPFFTTGKTERDKGWKELFAAPTKAKDAEEPTLPPLAKEETVQSEIGIKEGATQPPKPYTEGQLIAMMKTCGKLVEDQNETDILKEIEGLGTEATRSSIIETIKKHGYIAVNKNIVSITDKGRVLCQTIEGSLLASPSMTAKWETYLKKIGNGEGTGQHFLGSVTKFIQKLIEDVPVQLEKQTIDIVLPPRPSSGRSSYTRTEVAPCPKCGKGMIIEHQKFFGCSNYKNGCKQTFPGLFLKKKLTVPQVKLLCTKGKTNVIKGFTSADGNKFDASLELKEGKLNLVFT from the coding sequence GTGGACCGAGAAGGATCAAATATCTTTTATTCGATCTACTATATGACCGGTGCCCGCAATCAATTGATCCAGCGACTGTGGATTAACTCGCTGGAAGCAGATGAAGTGCGTAAAGGATTTGAAAATTTACGTGACAACAAGAAAGACCTGCAACTATACGAGGAAGCGAAAGCCCGTCAAATTAGCGATTGGTTAGTTGGAATGAATGGTTCTCGGTTATATACCCTTCTCCTAAAGGCAAAAGGAATTGAAGAAGTATTTCCGATTGGCCGCGTTCAATCGCCAACAGTGTATTTAATTTACCAACGTCAACGCGAAATTGAAACATTTGTGTCTGAACCATTTTTTGAAACAGAAGCCATTTTTACTGCGGAACACGGTACATATAAAGGAAAAGCAAAGCTCAAGGAACCAAAACGTGAATTAATTGCGGAAGCATTAAACAGCCGCAATATTACGAAGCGGACGCCTGGTGTAATTAGCGAGCTGACGAATACTGATAAACGAACACCGCCGCCACAGTTGCACTCTCTTTCGACGTTGCAGGCAACAGCCAACAGACGCTGGAAAGCAAGTCCCGCAACCGTGTTAAAAACGATGCAGACGCTCTACGAGAAAAAACTAGTATCGTATCCAAGAACCGATACACGTCATATCACACCCAGTGAATTCAATTACTTAGTTGAGGCGGTTGAAGATTACCAAAAGTTAATAGAGCATCCGTTTGAAGTTGCTTCACGTACACCCAAAAAACGCTATGTTGACAGTTCAAAAGTACAAGAACACTATGCGATCATCCCGACTAAAAAACTGCCGACTCCTGCCGCACTGACAAAGTTGTCACCACTCGAGCGCAATCTGTATGAAGAAGTTATACGCACTACACTCTCCATGTTCCATAGGGATTATCTTTATACTGAAACGAAAGTGATAACAGACGTCAACGGATTGCCATTCTTCACAACAGGTAAAACAGAGCGCGATAAAGGCTGGAAGGAACTTTTTGCTGCACCCACCAAAGCAAAAGATGCAGAAGAACCTACCCTACCGCCACTTGCGAAAGAAGAAACGGTTCAAAGTGAAATCGGTATAAAAGAAGGCGCGACACAACCTCCGAAACCGTATACGGAAGGTCAACTCATCGCCATGATGAAAACGTGCGGGAAATTAGTGGAAGATCAAAACGAAACGGATATTCTGAAGGAAATTGAAGGTCTCGGAACAGAAGCAACACGAAGCAGCATCATCGAGACTATCAAAAAACACGGATACATCGCTGTAAACAAGAATATCGTATCCATTACAGATAAAGGACGCGTACTCTGCCAGACAATCGAAGGCAGCCTGCTTGCCAGCCCTTCCATGACCGCAAAGTGGGAAACATACTTAAAGAAAATCGGCAATGGTGAAGGTACGGGGCAGCACTTCCTCGGCAGCGTAACAAAGTTCATACAAAAGCTGATTGAAGATGTACCCGTCCAATTAGAAAAACAAACGATTGATATCGTGCTGCCGCCACGCCCTTCTTCAGGAAGGAGCTCGTACACCCGAACTGAAGTTGCACCTTGTCCAAAATGCGGTAAAGGCATGATTATTGAACATCAAAAGTTTTTCGGCTGCAGTAACTATAAAAACGGCTGTAAACAAACTTTTCCAGGTCTGTTCTTGAAAAAGAAACTGACCGTCCCACAAGTCAAATTGTTATGTACCAAAGGTAAGACTAACGTCATCAAAGGATTTACCTCCGCAGATGGCAATAAGTTCGATGCTTCACTGGAACTGAAAGAAGGAAAATTGAACTTGGTCTTTACATAA